A region of Planococcus sp. MSAK28401 DNA encodes the following proteins:
- a CDS encoding MarR family winged helix-turn-helix transcriptional regulator, giving the protein MNEDIKQSLKLFIVLSRAHKAISEQTNQFFQENGVNPTEFAVLELLYHKGRQPLQKIGGKILLASGSITYVIDKLEKRGFITRVNCPTDRRITYAEITEQGEAFMADIFPAHEQKIHELTAALSSDEKEQAIELMKKIGLSIKDLSY; this is encoded by the coding sequence ATGAATGAAGACATCAAACAGTCATTGAAACTGTTTATCGTTTTGTCCCGTGCACATAAAGCGATTTCAGAACAAACCAACCAATTTTTCCAGGAAAACGGCGTTAATCCAACAGAATTTGCGGTGTTGGAGCTGCTCTATCATAAAGGGCGGCAGCCGTTGCAGAAAATCGGCGGCAAAATCCTGCTGGCCAGCGGGTCGATTACTTATGTCATCGATAAGCTGGAAAAGCGCGGATTTATCACGCGCGTCAATTGCCCGACCGACCGCCGCATTACCTATGCGGAAATTACGGAACAAGGGGAAGCCTTTATGGCAGACATCTTCCCGGCGCACGAGCAAAAGATTCATGAACTGACGGCTGCTTTATCTTCGGATGAAAAAGAGCAGGCCATCGAATTGATGAAGAAAATCGGCTTGTCGATCAAAGATTTGTCCTATTAA